Within Candidatus Kaelpia imicola, the genomic segment ATCTGTCCGGATTATTTCTCTTATTTTTAGCAGTAATGTAGTTTCTATCTTTACAGTCACCGCAGGCTAAAGTAACTTTTTCGCTTGGCATTTTTTTCTACTCTATAATTTCAGAAACAACCCCGGCACCTACCGTTCTACCGCCTTCACGGATAGCAAAACGCAGTTCCTTCTCAAGTGCTACGGGCTTGATTAACTCTATTACAAATTCAACATTATCACCGGGCA encodes:
- the rpmG gene encoding 50S ribosomal protein L33, coding for MPSEKVTLACGDCKDRNYITAKNKRNNPDRLAIKKYCKKCRKHTLHKETK
- a CDS encoding elongation factor Tu, with the protein product PGDNVEFVIELIKPVALEKELRFAIREGGRTVGAGVVSEIIE